From the genome of Gracilimonas sp., one region includes:
- the thrA gene encoding bifunctional aspartate kinase/homoserine dehydrogenase I, with the protein MFVLKFGGTSVATAENLNKVQSIVQEQAKAEKVIAVVSALGGITNQLQESANLASNGDESYLKILSAIEERHLTLCNELLPVKERNSTLTQTKLLLNDLEDICRGVFLIRELSPRSLDHILSYGEILSATIINDYFKSTGLDSDLFNSKDLIKTDNRFGKATVDTKTTYNQIQKQFRSAGSVSVCPGFVASSKNDGLITTLGRGGSDYTAALLAAALKAEELQIWTDVSGMMTSDPRLVPNAHPIDHLSYEEAMELSHFGAKVIYPPTIQPVLDADIPVHIKNTFEPDSPGTLISKDGPENGQVVKGTSCIQEIALCTLTGSGMIAVPNISYRLFGSLSRQEVNVIMITQASSEHSITVGIALEDVDKARQAISEEFSFEIETHKINPLEVETDLSIVALVGSRMKKQVGVSAKLFDTLSHNGVNVRAIAQGSTELNISVVISKKDLKKSLNSIHESFFLSDRRKLHLFMIGVGNVGQVFIDQIKAQQEYLAKKHNLDIFIAGLANSRQMYFDEEGIDLDNWQQLLDEKHQKMNVDAFVEIMKDLNLRNTVFIDSTASEEIARLYKDILESSISVVTPNKIACSSSYKNFKELTDSAIKYKSKFLYETNVGAGLPVISTLNDLIKSGDEVHKIQAVLSGTLNFIFNNYDGTQKFSEVVKAAKEAGFTEPDPRIDLSGVDVMRKILILARVSGYDLELDDITNNGFVPEECMETDSLDEFYSKLDEHDDVFKEIFTKASEQSKRLKYVATFEDGKSQTGLEAFASDHPFYNLGGKDNIVLFYTNRYSDQPLVVKGAGAGAAVTASGIFADIMKIASA; encoded by the coding sequence ATGTTTGTATTGAAATTTGGTGGAACCTCTGTAGCCACTGCGGAAAATCTTAATAAAGTACAGAGTATAGTTCAGGAACAGGCAAAAGCAGAAAAAGTTATAGCGGTAGTCTCTGCCCTGGGAGGAATAACAAATCAACTCCAGGAATCTGCAAATCTTGCATCCAATGGTGATGAAAGCTATTTGAAAATCCTTTCTGCAATTGAAGAGCGTCACCTTACCCTTTGTAACGAGTTGTTACCAGTTAAAGAACGAAATAGCACGCTTACACAAACTAAACTTCTGCTTAATGACCTTGAGGATATTTGTCGTGGTGTGTTTTTAATCAGAGAACTCTCACCCCGTTCTCTGGATCATATTCTGAGTTATGGTGAAATACTTTCTGCGACAATTATCAATGATTATTTTAAATCAACAGGGCTGGATTCTGACTTATTTAATTCGAAGGATTTGATAAAAACCGATAATCGTTTCGGTAAAGCCACCGTAGATACCAAAACCACCTATAATCAGATTCAAAAACAATTCAGGTCAGCAGGTTCTGTTTCTGTTTGTCCGGGATTCGTGGCTTCTTCCAAAAATGATGGTCTTATCACCACTCTGGGGCGTGGGGGTTCTGATTATACTGCCGCTTTGTTAGCAGCAGCTTTAAAGGCTGAAGAATTGCAAATCTGGACAGACGTTAGTGGCATGATGACCTCAGATCCCCGTCTGGTGCCTAATGCTCATCCTATCGATCATCTTTCTTATGAGGAAGCTATGGAGCTTTCGCATTTCGGGGCAAAGGTGATCTATCCCCCTACTATTCAGCCCGTACTGGACGCAGATATACCGGTTCATATAAAAAACACTTTCGAGCCGGATAGCCCCGGAACACTTATTTCAAAAGACGGCCCTGAAAATGGACAGGTTGTTAAAGGAACATCTTGTATACAGGAAATCGCGTTATGTACCCTCACGGGAAGTGGAATGATTGCCGTACCTAATATTTCGTATCGGTTATTTGGTTCATTAAGCCGTCAAGAGGTAAATGTAATAATGATAACTCAGGCATCATCTGAGCATTCAATAACAGTCGGAATTGCTCTGGAAGATGTTGATAAAGCGAGACAGGCTATATCTGAAGAGTTCTCTTTTGAAATCGAAACACATAAAATAAATCCGCTTGAAGTAGAAACCGACCTTTCTATTGTAGCTCTGGTTGGTTCCCGAATGAAAAAGCAAGTAGGTGTAAGTGCAAAATTGTTCGATACGCTGAGTCATAACGGAGTGAATGTCAGGGCCATTGCCCAGGGCTCTACCGAATTGAACATTTCTGTTGTCATATCAAAGAAAGATCTAAAGAAGTCTCTCAATAGTATTCATGAGAGCTTCTTCTTGTCTGACCGCAGAAAGCTTCACTTATTCATGATCGGTGTTGGAAATGTCGGGCAGGTATTTATAGATCAAATTAAAGCCCAACAGGAGTATCTGGCAAAGAAACATAATCTCGACATATTTATCGCAGGTTTGGCAAATTCACGCCAAATGTATTTTGATGAGGAAGGAATTGACCTGGACAACTGGCAACAGCTTCTGGATGAAAAGCACCAAAAAATGAATGTGGATGCTTTTGTGGAAATCATGAAAGATTTGAATCTTAGAAATACGGTTTTCATTGACTCTACTGCTTCAGAGGAGATAGCGAGACTTTACAAAGACATTCTTGAAAGCAGTATTTCTGTAGTTACTCCTAATAAAATAGCCTGTTCATCATCCTATAAAAATTTCAAAGAGCTCACAGATTCAGCTATTAAATACAAATCGAAGTTTCTTTATGAGACGAATGTCGGAGCTGGTCTGCCCGTAATTTCAACGCTGAATGATCTTATCAAAAGCGGTGATGAAGTACATAAAATTCAGGCCGTGCTTTCCGGAACTTTAAATTTCATCTTTAACAATTATGACGGTACCCAAAAATTCAGCGAGGTAGTAAAGGCGGCTAAAGAAGCCGGGTTTACCGAACCTGATCCTCGTATCGACTTAAGCGGTGTAGATGTGATGAGAAAAATCCTGATCCTGGCACGTGTAAGTGGCTACGACCTGGAACTGGATGACATAACCAATAATGGATTTGTGCCAGAAGAATGTATGGAAACTGATTCGCTCGACGAGTTCTACTCTAAGCTTGATGAACATGACGATGTTTTCAAAGAGATTTTTACAAAAGCCAGTGAACAAAGTAAAAGACTCAAATATGTAGCAACTTTTGAAGATGGAAAATCTCAGACCGGTCTTGAAGCTTTTGCATCAGACCATCCATTCTATAATTTAGGAGGAAAAGATAACATTGTACTTTTCTATACCAATCGATATAGTGACCAACCATTAGTAGTAAAAGGAGCCGGGGCCGGAGCAGCCGTAACAGCTTCCGGTATTTTTGCTGACATCATGAAAATTGCATCTGCCTGA
- a CDS encoding DedA family protein translates to MKVIKICIIFVLALAFSGSDHDVYSFSEGYSFQDSVVQDSIGQASDSVKFKKDSLEKLVPYLDEVEADSKNELIVIYMLLIVLATFMSEDLACIGAGIMAAQGLIDFWPAAIAATAGIFVGDFTLYFAGRIMGMAIFDIPPFKWMVKKENVYSAEAWFQKKGPVILVLSRFIPGSRFPVYLSAGILKTGFWTFLLYFGLTALLWTPTFVWFSVITGNELLLFYETYENYAIWAILAVFIFLLILLKYLIPALKTKFKV, encoded by the coding sequence GTGAAAGTCATTAAAATCTGCATAATCTTTGTTTTGGCTTTAGCTTTTTCGGGCTCTGATCACGATGTTTATTCCTTTTCAGAGGGATACTCTTTTCAGGATTCTGTTGTTCAGGATAGCATAGGGCAAGCTTCAGATTCGGTTAAGTTCAAGAAAGACAGTCTTGAGAAATTGGTACCTTATCTCGATGAGGTAGAGGCAGATTCAAAGAACGAGCTTATCGTTATTTATATGTTGTTAATCGTTCTTGCCACTTTTATGAGTGAAGACCTTGCTTGTATTGGAGCAGGTATAATGGCAGCTCAGGGTTTGATTGATTTCTGGCCTGCTGCCATTGCAGCAACTGCCGGAATTTTTGTTGGAGATTTTACCCTATACTTCGCTGGTCGAATTATGGGTATGGCAATTTTCGATATTCCACCTTTTAAGTGGATGGTCAAGAAAGAAAATGTGTATAGCGCTGAGGCTTGGTTCCAGAAAAAAGGGCCTGTTATACTTGTTTTGAGCAGATTTATCCCGGGCAGTCGTTTTCCTGTTTATCTGAGTGCGGGCATTCTGAAAACAGGATTTTGGACCTTCCTGCTATATTTTGGATTAACAGCTTTGCTATGGACACCCACCTTTGTTTGGTTTTCTGTTATTACCGGCAATGAGCTGTTGCTGTTTTATGAGACCTACGAAAATTATGCTATATGGGCTATTTTAGCCGTATTCATATTTTTACTGATTCTTCTGAAATACCTGATCCCTGCTTTGAAAACGAAGTTCAAGGTTTAA
- the thrC gene encoding threonine synthase: MKYYSTNRESSSASFKEAIFKGLPDDNGLYMPERIPILPPSFFNELKKLSLSEIGFQVLRPFVSGEIEDDKLRNILEETLNFEIPLVPVTDRIYSLELFHGPTFAFKDVGARFLARCLSHFSNQTTRKLTVLVATSGDTGSAVAQGFYDVPNIDVVILYPSGKISPFQEQQMTTLGKNITALEVDGTFDDCQKMVKAAFLDEELNSKITLTSANSINIARLLPQSIYYFYGIAQLPKKEWDKVVVSVPSGNYGNLSAGLLAQRMNLPIKHFLACSNANDTVPKYLQHGEYKAQPSVQTISNAMDVGDPSNFVRMLELFAGSHSEMMKSISGYSFSDEETRSAIEHLYQETEYVLDPHGAIGFLGLKEYIHQHGGTGIFLETAHPCKFRKTVENEIHTELPSVLSFDELPKKSLLFSSEFDDLKAFLLKK; the protein is encoded by the coding sequence ATGAAGTATTATAGCACAAATAGAGAGTCATCATCAGCTTCGTTTAAAGAGGCGATATTTAAAGGGCTTCCGGATGATAATGGCTTATATATGCCTGAACGCATCCCCATTCTTCCCCCTTCTTTTTTTAATGAACTTAAAAAACTTTCCCTTTCAGAAATTGGCTTTCAGGTTCTCAGGCCTTTTGTAAGCGGAGAAATTGAAGATGACAAACTCCGGAATATTCTTGAGGAAACACTGAACTTTGAAATCCCCCTGGTTCCTGTTACTGACCGTATTTACTCCCTCGAATTGTTTCATGGGCCTACATTTGCCTTTAAAGATGTAGGAGCAAGATTTCTGGCAAGATGCCTTAGTCACTTTAGTAATCAAACAACCCGGAAACTGACCGTCTTGGTAGCCACTTCAGGAGATACGGGCAGTGCGGTTGCTCAGGGTTTTTATGATGTACCGAATATCGATGTTGTAATTCTTTATCCGTCAGGAAAAATCAGTCCTTTTCAGGAGCAACAAATGACCACCCTGGGTAAAAACATCACAGCCCTTGAAGTAGATGGGACCTTCGATGATTGTCAAAAAATGGTGAAGGCAGCTTTTCTTGACGAGGAGTTGAATAGCAAAATCACACTAACCTCTGCCAACTCAATTAACATCGCCCGATTACTGCCACAAAGCATTTACTACTTTTATGGAATAGCTCAGTTACCAAAAAAAGAATGGGACAAAGTTGTAGTATCAGTACCAAGTGGTAACTATGGAAACTTATCGGCCGGACTTTTAGCCCAGCGTATGAATTTGCCTATAAAACATTTCCTGGCCTGTTCTAATGCCAATGATACCGTACCAAAATATCTACAGCATGGAGAATATAAAGCTCAACCTAGTGTTCAAACCATTTCAAATGCTATGGATGTAGGCGACCCAAGTAACTTCGTTAGAATGCTAGAGCTATTTGCTGGCTCACATTCAGAAATGATGAAGAGCATTTCGGGGTATTCTTTTTCAGATGAAGAAACCAGATCAGCAATAGAGCATCTTTATCAAGAAACAGAATATGTTCTTGATCCACACGGCGCAATAGGATTCTTGGGTTTAAAAGAATATATCCATCAGCATGGTGGCACTGGTATTTTTCTGGAAACGGCGCACCCCTGTAAATTCAGAAAAACAGTAGAAAATGAGATCCATACAGAATTACCTTCTGTTCTTTCTTTTGATGAACTCCCAAAAAAATCCTTACTATTTTCATCTGAATTTGATGACCTTAAGGCTTTTTTACTGAAGAAATAG
- the mutL gene encoding DNA mismatch repair endonuclease MutL, with amino-acid sequence MSDTRISDSIIHQLPPEISNKIAAGEVIQRPASVVKELLDNAIDAGGDQVKILIQNAGRTLIQVSDNGCGMSKEDLPLCFERHATSKINSVDDLFKIRTLGFRGEAMASIASVSQVTVKTKRAGDENGWEFEVWGGEEREIKPTATDNGTTIAVRNLFFNVPARRQFLKTDVTELRHILRTIQYTALANTDVAFYVEADGDIIYDLPIQDLKDRVTQIFGSSYKASLIEFGEETSYVKIHGFASDPKLAKKSRGEQFLFVNGRPFQHRYLTHVILSLYDAWTRNNEYPFYALFFDIDPSKVDVNVHPSKMEVKFEDERSVIQLARSVVNRALNKHFQVPNIQQDQDAFLSDDPSKGFDSGFSFNKPRSQSSGQGGGGFQMPSRINNRSSNIQGKGDEFGEKLYGSNSAQRADFSDANNFEPSEDQQKKVTQDKGFWQLHNTYILTQTRTGLTVIDQHLAHKRIIFEKAINATEEALPSTQQLLFAQTLELSASDYTLLKELHSIIQRMGFSVQLLSGNTAMINGVPADIEIGNEEEVLISMLHQYQELGQKVKLEAREKLAIAFAAKAAIPRGKKLTEQEMEGLVDQLFACEQPYLDPLKKPTISYIPLDEIQSRFR; translated from the coding sequence TTGAGCGATACCCGGATTAGCGATTCCATTATACATCAGCTTCCCCCAGAAATTAGTAATAAAATTGCGGCCGGTGAGGTTATTCAACGCCCTGCTTCGGTAGTTAAAGAACTTCTCGATAATGCCATTGATGCCGGTGGCGATCAGGTCAAAATTCTTATCCAAAATGCAGGCCGAACCTTGATTCAGGTTTCCGATAACGGGTGCGGAATGAGTAAGGAAGATCTTCCGCTTTGTTTTGAACGGCATGCTACTTCTAAAATCAATTCTGTTGATGATCTTTTCAAAATCCGGACGTTGGGTTTCCGGGGGGAGGCCATGGCGTCCATTGCTTCTGTTTCGCAGGTTACTGTTAAAACAAAGCGAGCCGGAGATGAAAATGGCTGGGAATTTGAAGTTTGGGGCGGAGAGGAAAGGGAAATTAAGCCCACTGCTACCGATAATGGAACTACTATAGCTGTTCGAAACCTATTTTTTAACGTACCGGCTCGCCGGCAGTTTTTAAAGACTGACGTGACTGAACTTCGGCACATCTTGCGAACCATTCAGTATACAGCATTGGCTAATACAGATGTAGCTTTTTATGTTGAGGCAGATGGGGATATCATTTATGATTTACCCATCCAGGACCTTAAAGATCGCGTTACACAGATTTTTGGAAGTTCTTATAAAGCCAGCCTTATAGAATTTGGAGAAGAAACCAGCTATGTGAAAATTCACGGATTTGCCTCGGATCCCAAACTGGCAAAGAAAAGCCGCGGTGAGCAATTTTTGTTTGTTAATGGCCGCCCATTTCAGCATCGTTATCTTACTCATGTAATTCTGAGTTTATATGATGCGTGGACGAGGAATAATGAATATCCGTTTTATGCTTTGTTTTTTGATATTGATCCTTCCAAGGTGGATGTGAATGTTCATCCGTCCAAAATGGAAGTTAAGTTCGAAGACGAACGCAGTGTTATACAGCTGGCACGCTCGGTGGTTAATCGTGCCCTGAATAAGCACTTTCAGGTTCCAAATATTCAACAGGACCAGGATGCTTTTTTGAGTGATGATCCATCCAAAGGATTTGATTCAGGGTTCAGCTTTAATAAACCCCGGTCACAATCTTCTGGTCAGGGTGGAGGTGGATTCCAAATGCCTTCCCGAATTAACAACCGTTCTTCGAACATTCAAGGAAAGGGTGATGAATTTGGAGAGAAATTATATGGAAGCAACTCGGCTCAACGTGCTGATTTCTCAGATGCGAATAACTTCGAACCTTCTGAAGACCAACAGAAGAAAGTCACACAGGATAAAGGCTTTTGGCAGCTACATAACACATATATCCTTACCCAAACACGAACCGGACTTACCGTAATTGACCAGCATTTGGCGCATAAGCGCATCATTTTTGAAAAGGCGATCAATGCTACCGAAGAAGCACTTCCAAGTACGCAGCAGTTACTTTTTGCGCAAACACTAGAGCTGTCTGCATCAGATTATACGCTACTGAAAGAGCTGCATTCCATCATTCAGCGGATGGGTTTTTCTGTACAACTGCTGAGTGGAAATACCGCCATGATTAATGGGGTGCCAGCCGATATTGAAATTGGCAATGAGGAAGAAGTACTGATCTCGATGCTGCATCAGTACCAGGAACTGGGGCAGAAAGTAAAGCTGGAAGCCCGGGAAAAATTAGCGATCGCTTTTGCAGCTAAAGCAGCTATTCCACGTGGTAAAAAACTTACCGAACAGGAGATGGAAGGGCTGGTTGATCAACTTTTTGCCTGCGAACAACCTTATTTAGATCCGTTGAAAAAGCCTACGATCAGCTACATTCCGCTGGATGAAATACAGTCCCGGTTTAGGTAG
- a CDS encoding NADP-dependent isocitrate dehydrogenase codes for MSTDKAKIFYTITDEGPYLATHSFLPIIESFTKAAGVNVETKDISLAGRILANFPDYLKEDQRVSDALTELGELAKKPEANIIKLPNISASIPQLVAAIKELQSKGYDLPDYPEEPQTEEEKKIQKSYDVVKGSAVNPVLREGNSDRRAPKPVKEYARNNPHSMGEWSSESKSHVSTMDGNDFAHSEKSITVSDADDVRIEFVDANGNVQVLKESTPLLPGEVIDAAAMSKKALINFLENEIKDAKDKGVLFSLHMKATMMKVSDPIIFGHAVKVYFKDVFEKHGETLKELGVDPNNGFGDLESKIQELPESKQAEIKADIQKCYDNGPDLAMVNSHKGITNLHVPSDVIIDASMPAMIRTSGQMWNKNDETQDTKAVIPESSYAGIYQEVIDFCKEHGAFDPTTMGSVPNVGLMAKKAEEYGSHDKTFEIPGNGSVKVVNKAGKTVLEHPVEEGDIWRMCQTKDAPIKDWVGLAVRRARETGDPAVFWLDESREHDAELIKKVNTYLPEFDTEGLEIHIMSPVKAMRYTLERIKDGKDTISVTGNVLRDYLTDLFPILEVGTSAKMLSIVPLMNGGGLFETGAGGSAPKHIQQFLDEGHLRWDSLGEFLALAVSLEHLGKTFDNDRALVLSETLDEANTQYLQNDKSPSRKVNEHDNRGSHFYLAMYWARALANQTKDAELAKRFKPVADKLEENEAQINEELIAAQGNPENIEGYYWPNSEIVYDRMRPSKTLNSIIESV; via the coding sequence ATGAGCACTGATAAAGCCAAGATTTTTTATACCATAACGGATGAAGGACCTTATTTAGCGACCCACTCTTTCCTCCCAATTATTGAGTCATTTACCAAAGCAGCCGGAGTTAATGTTGAGACGAAAGACATTTCTCTTGCAGGACGCATTCTTGCCAATTTCCCGGATTACCTCAAAGAAGACCAGAGGGTATCTGATGCCCTTACCGAATTGGGTGAGCTTGCAAAGAAACCGGAAGCTAATATCATAAAGTTACCTAACATCAGTGCTTCAATTCCCCAGTTGGTTGCAGCTATTAAAGAGTTGCAGAGTAAAGGTTATGACTTACCCGATTACCCGGAAGAGCCTCAAACCGAAGAAGAGAAGAAAATTCAAAAAAGCTACGACGTAGTTAAAGGGAGTGCCGTAAATCCGGTTCTTCGGGAAGGAAACTCTGATCGACGAGCTCCAAAACCTGTTAAAGAATATGCCCGAAATAACCCCCATTCTATGGGTGAATGGAGCTCCGAGTCCAAATCTCACGTATCAACCATGGATGGAAATGATTTTGCTCACTCCGAGAAGTCTATTACCGTTTCTGATGCCGATGATGTCCGAATCGAGTTTGTAGATGCCAATGGTAATGTGCAAGTCTTAAAAGAAAGCACTCCCCTGCTTCCCGGCGAAGTTATTGATGCCGCAGCCATGAGCAAAAAAGCCTTAATTAATTTCCTTGAGAATGAGATTAAAGATGCCAAGGATAAGGGTGTGCTCTTTTCGTTGCATATGAAAGCAACCATGATGAAGGTATCTGACCCAATTATTTTTGGGCACGCCGTGAAAGTGTATTTCAAGGATGTATTTGAGAAACATGGAGAAACACTGAAAGAACTAGGAGTCGATCCAAACAATGGTTTTGGAGATCTGGAGTCCAAAATTCAGGAACTGCCGGAAAGTAAGCAGGCAGAAATTAAAGCAGATATTCAAAAATGCTATGACAACGGGCCTGACCTTGCGATGGTAAATTCCCATAAAGGAATTACTAATCTTCACGTTCCCAGTGATGTTATTATCGACGCCTCCATGCCTGCCATGATCCGTACTTCTGGTCAAATGTGGAATAAGAATGATGAAACGCAGGATACCAAAGCCGTTATTCCTGAAAGTAGTTACGCTGGTATTTATCAGGAAGTAATTGACTTCTGCAAAGAACACGGAGCTTTCGATCCTACTACCATGGGAAGTGTGCCTAATGTTGGACTCATGGCTAAGAAAGCTGAGGAGTATGGCTCACACGACAAAACGTTTGAGATTCCTGGAAATGGCTCCGTAAAAGTTGTTAATAAAGCCGGGAAGACTGTGTTAGAACATCCGGTTGAAGAAGGTGATATATGGAGAATGTGCCAGACTAAAGATGCCCCCATCAAAGATTGGGTTGGTTTAGCGGTTCGCAGAGCTCGTGAAACGGGAGATCCTGCTGTATTCTGGCTGGACGAAAGTCGGGAGCATGATGCAGAGCTCATTAAAAAAGTAAATACGTACTTGCCTGAGTTTGATACTGAAGGACTGGAAATTCATATCATGTCGCCGGTTAAAGCAATGCGTTATACCCTGGAGCGAATCAAAGATGGAAAAGACACCATTTCTGTTACCGGGAATGTATTGCGTGATTACCTCACCGACCTCTTTCCAATTCTGGAAGTTGGAACCAGTGCCAAAATGCTTTCTATTGTTCCACTGATGAATGGCGGTGGGTTGTTTGAGACAGGTGCAGGTGGATCTGCACCAAAACATATTCAGCAATTTTTGGATGAAGGGCACTTGCGCTGGGATTCTCTCGGAGAGTTTCTGGCTTTAGCCGTTTCCCTGGAGCATCTCGGTAAAACTTTTGATAACGACCGGGCCCTTGTGCTTTCAGAAACATTGGATGAAGCAAATACACAGTATTTACAGAATGATAAGTCTCCTTCCCGTAAAGTGAATGAGCACGATAACCGTGGTAGTCATTTTTATCTGGCTATGTATTGGGCTCGTGCTTTGGCAAATCAGACCAAGGATGCTGAACTAGCCAAGCGATTTAAGCCGGTAGCTGATAAACTGGAAGAGAATGAAGCACAGATCAATGAAGAATTGATTGCAGCCCAGGGAAATCCGGAAAACATTGAAGGATACTACTGGCCTAATAGCGAGATCGTTTATGACCGCATGAGACCCAGCAAAACATTGAACTCAATCATTGAATCTGTTTAG
- a CDS encoding homoserine kinase, which produces MDSIKVFAPATVANVACGFDVMGFALKGIGDELIIRKTEKPELKITEIHGSDSLSKEPDENVVTVSVQALLNNIDNKPSFGFEFELTKKVKPGSGLGSSASSSAAAVFGVNELLGRPFTIKELIPFAMEGERLASGIPHADNVAPSLLGGFILIRSYEPLDVIDLDYPEDLVATVVHPQIEIKTADAKKMLRKQIELKDAITQWGNIGGLVSGLAKADYDLIGRSLQDVIAEPIRGMLIPSFQEAKTIALETEALGCSISGSGPSIFTLSRGEAIANKVAARFEALFKSIGLESHVHVSAINPVGSEIIS; this is translated from the coding sequence ATGGATTCTATAAAAGTTTTTGCTCCTGCAACCGTAGCTAATGTAGCTTGTGGTTTTGATGTAATGGGATTTGCCCTTAAGGGAATTGGCGATGAACTTATCATCCGAAAAACAGAAAAACCTGAACTAAAGATTACGGAAATCCACGGTTCAGATTCATTATCAAAAGAACCTGATGAAAATGTAGTAACTGTTTCTGTTCAGGCTCTTTTGAATAATATAGACAACAAACCAAGCTTCGGATTTGAATTTGAGCTCACCAAAAAGGTTAAACCCGGCAGTGGGCTTGGTTCCAGTGCATCAAGCTCTGCAGCAGCTGTTTTTGGGGTGAATGAGTTGCTTGGCCGTCCTTTCACCATAAAAGAATTGATCCCATTCGCCATGGAAGGTGAACGACTGGCATCGGGAATTCCCCATGCCGACAACGTTGCCCCTTCTTTACTTGGAGGTTTCATCCTAATCCGAAGTTACGAACCTCTGGATGTAATTGACCTGGATTATCCTGAGGACTTAGTAGCTACTGTTGTTCACCCTCAAATTGAAATTAAAACAGCAGATGCTAAAAAAATGCTCCGCAAACAAATTGAACTTAAAGACGCCATAACACAGTGGGGAAATATTGGTGGGCTGGTTAGTGGATTGGCTAAGGCAGACTATGATCTTATTGGGCGATCGCTGCAGGACGTAATCGCTGAGCCCATACGGGGAATGTTGATACCATCATTTCAGGAAGCTAAAACCATTGCGCTGGAAACAGAAGCTCTCGGCTGTAGTATTTCCGGATCGGGGCCTTCAATCTTCACACTTAGTCGTGGAGAAGCAATTGCTAATAAAGTAGCTGCCAGGTTTGAAGCCCTTTTCAAAAGCATTGGTTTGGAAAGTCATGTCCATGTTTCAGCCATAAATCCTGTTGGCTCAGAGATAATATCATGA